DNA sequence from the Pedobacter schmidteae genome:
TCCGAAGGTCCGTTCGAAATGTTCCAAATGTTACCTACATCTACAAAAACAGCCCCCTTCAGCTTCGCCCCAAAAAACTTGTTCAACAGTTTGTAACGATATTCAAAATTAGTTTCAATGTGCAGCTCTCCGGTTTGGTCCAGGCCATAATATATTTTTCTTTCATATTCGTTAGGAATTGCTTCACCACGGTTGTAATTTCCGGGTCCTAAAGTTCTTGCCTGCCAGGCACGGATGCCGCTGGAACCTCCACCAAAAAATAATTTTTCAAAAGGCACTTCTTTAGTATTTCCGTAAGCATAAGCAATCCCGGCATTTAACCGGGCTACAAACTGCCTTTCCTCACCCAGGCGCTTATACCATCTTAAATCTATCTCCGGGCGTACATACTGATTAAAAGGAACACCAAATATAGTTGCGGCCCCGGTTGAATCAATTCTCGTCTTCAATAGCTTTGAAACGCCCTGCAAGGCATTACCTGCCAAATCTACCTCTCCCCTGAAATAGAAAAAATTGCCGTTGGTGGTCAACTTTTCCGCATTTAGCGAATAAGCGTATTTAATGCCCAATGTGATAGTTTTGCGGTTCAACAACTGGAGCGTATACAAATTGTTGAGCAGGTTTTCCGGGTTGGTTATGGTCGAATCTATCAGTAAATTTCCAAAGCGGTACTCCAGGTTCAAAGGTGTTACGATGTGGAATTTGGACCTTGTTTCCCTGAACTCATAGGCTACAGAAGTTAGGATTACCCTGCGTTGAAAGGCGCTTTTTTGCAAGCCATACACATAACTGGCCGAAAAAATGGTATGCGGCATGCCTCCTCTTCCCGGTCGCGACCTCGTAAAAGGAATCATCAACCGTGGTACCGTAAGGGTTGTACTTACCGAAAAATCGCGCTGATAAATCTCATTGATCAGGGAGCCCCCCTGTCCAAGCCGGGCCTGCAAGCCACCTTTTACCTGAAATTCAAACTTCTCGGCCCCTTTAAAAAGGTTGTTATTGGTATAGGTATTACTCAATGTAAAGCCAACCGTACCGCCGTTAAAAGGAATTTCTCCTTCAACCCGGTTGCTCATGATTTTTTGGGGGATGAGCTGGATAACCGGATTTACTGTATTTGTACTATCTTTTGATTTGTTGTATTCAATTTTAACATTCTTAAAAACACTAAGCTCATACATGCGGTCGTACGTCACGTTCTCATTCCTGATGTCATAACGATCGCCTGGATGCAGAAAATTGTATCTGGTGATCGGATTTCGCCTGAATTTGCCCGATAAATCGGTGAATCGTACATTCTTGTACATCCTGTCGTTCATTTTAATGGAATCCGGAAAGCCATCGGCATTTGGCGCAATGATGATATTAGTTTCGCCCAGCTTATACTGTAAATGTTTGGGTTTATCTACAGGGTTGTCAATAATGAGGGTTACATTGGCTTTGCTGTTGTTCAGGTTCGAATCCACCGAAAATTTGATGTAAGGGCGCGAAAAATCATAATATCCCCTTTGTTTCATCACCTGATAAATCTGGTCGCGTTCGTAGGCCAGCGAGTCATCATCGTACCTTTTGCCCTCTTTCAAATGGCTAAAAGCCTCTTTACTCCCCAGGTACAGGTCTTTTATAAGCGGATCGGGAATTTCGTAATTGATTTTATTTATCTTAAAGGCCGCACCCGTATCTGCTTCAAAAAATACCTCGGCACGTTTATTTTTCACTTTAATATCCGACTGCACCTTTGCGTTAAAATAGCCTTTACTGGCCAGGTATTTCTCAATCTGGCTACGCGAAATTTCAACCAGGGTACTATCCAAAATAGGTGGCGGAGTGCCCAAAGGCCTGATGTTGCTTGTTTTATACTTACCGTCTTTGGTATTAAACATATTATAAATTAATACATTGATACCCAATCGGGAAGTTGGCCGGATGTCTTTCTGAATATAGTTGAGGGCTTCTTCTTCAAAAGCCTCCGGGATGCTGTCAATCTTTACCTTTTTTACGATAGACTGGTAGTCGGCAATGTACTTTGTTGATGAACATGCTGTAACAAAAACAATAATAAATAGTAATATTGCACGAAACAGGACATTTTTTTTATAATCGTGGTATGGTTTCAAAATCACAGATAAGTTTTATAAAATCATTACATCAAAAAAAGTACCGTAAAGAAAACGGGATATTCATTATTGAAGGTATAAAATCTATTCAAGAATTTATTCTGTCCAATTACCAGATCCACAGTATTTATTATCTGGAGCAATATCACGCAGCATTAACAGCTTTGCCCACAAATATAAAGTTATTTGAAGTAAACAACGCCGAACTGGATAAGATTAGTACTTTACAAACTCCACAAGGAATTCTGGCATTGGTACACATTCCAAAAGCAGCAGTTTTGAAACCTGAAGCCTTAAAAAACACGTTTACATTGGTACTGGATGGCGTGCAGGATCCAGGAAACATGGGCACCATTATCCGCACGGCCGATTGGTTTGGCTTTAAACAAATCATTTGTTCGGCCGATTGTGTAGAAGTTTACAACCCTAAAACCGTACAGGCTACCATGGGCTCCTTAAGCAGGACAAATATTTTTTATGAAGAGTTGCCACAGGTACTAAAAGACATTCAGATACCGATATTTGGAGCTGTATTGGACGGAAAGAGCCTATATAAAACCGATTGGGGCAAAGAAGGATTGGTTATTTTAGGCAATGAAGGACAAGGAATCAGTGCCCCCGTAATGAAATTAATTACCAATCGCGTAACCATTCCACGCATCGGAGGTGCTGAGTCATTGAACGTTGCCATATCGGCGGCAATATTATGTGCAGAAATCAGCAGAAATTTTCACAAATAAATTGCATCCTAATATAAAATTACTATTTTTGCAGCCTGAATTTTAACAGGTCGAGTGGCCGAGTGGCTAGGCAGAGGTCTGCAAAACCTTGTACAGCGGTTCGAATCCGCTCTCGACCTCCAGATTATTTTAATAAATAAAAAAAGATTGACATGGCAGTTACCAGATTAAAAAGAAAAGACAGAAGAAATAAAACTTTCGCAAAGTTAGATGTGAAATTCTTAAAATTAGCTACTAACATTGAATTGGGTAGCAGATCAAAACAATCTACTAAAAATCAGTTGGCAAAAAACAATGCTGTTTTAGCTCAACTTACTGCAAAAGCCTAAGCTTTTCTACAAAAAGTATTAAAAGGTCTCTGTTTTACAGAGGCCTTTTTTTATGCCTATCCCGGTTTCATGCTTTAATCAAAACCCGAAAAGCACCAATAATTCCAGAAACCCCACAATATCATATAATTTAGCTATTATTGACCAACCAAACCGTAACCTCAATAAATTCATTCCCTGCTAAGCATGAATAGTTATAATGCCTACAACGATCAGGAATTAGCTGCCTTACTTATGGGGGGAGACAGAAAGGCTTATGCCGAGATTTTTGAAAGGTATTCGCGGTTACTCATTGCACATGCCTATAAAATACTGGCAGACCAGGATGCAGCGAGCGACATAGTCCATGATGTCATATTGAACCTATGGGAAAAGAGAACGCAAATCAATTTGAATTTCTCGTTAAGTGGCTATCTCTACATCGCGGTGCGCAACCGCATATTCAATGCCATGTCCCATAAAAAGGTTGCCGGTAAATATGCAGAGTCGATAATTGCCTATATGGAAGGTACACACGTGCACTCCGACGATCAGTTACGGGAAAAAGAGCTTACGGCACTTTTGGAAAAGGAAATCAACGCGTTACCCGAAAAAATGCGGGAAGTGTTCATTTTATACAAAATGGAGGAGCTGAGTTATAAGGAAATTGCCGATCGTTTAGGCATTACCGACAAAACTGCAAAACAGCAGGTTTACAATGCCGTCAAAATCCTCAAAACAAAAATCGATATCTATTTAACCCTCCTTCCCATCCTCTACCAGCATTTGTAGTTTACATCTTTAGTGACTTGTTTTAATCGTTTAATGTGTGATCGTCATCCTGAATTTATTTTGCATGACGGGCGTCTACATCTAAGCCAGCTTAAATGTAAAAGTGCCATCATTAGATATAAACTACAGCATTTATAATTTTTTTCAATGGCCCCTATGACTTATGCCCCATCAAACTGTATAAGTATAAAAGGGGTATTCCAACCCGGCATAAAATATGAACGAAGAAAAAGCTATAGCACTGATCAGAAAATACCAGCAAGGTGAACTAACGCCCCAGCAGGAGCAACAATTAAATGAATGGTACCTCATCAATGCAACAGAAAGTAAAGCAGAACTGAATGCCGAACAAATGGAGCAGGCTATTGAACAGCTTCGCAAAAAGTTGCCGCTACAAGACCCTGCAGTAAAAATAAAATTATGGCCACGTATTGTCGCTGCAGCTTCTGTACTTTTAATCCTTGGTACGGGTTTGTGGTTTTACAACTCCCGTCAGGCAGGTAGTCATCATCCTGAGCTGGCGCGGGCCGGTACAGGATCTCATGACATTGCCCCGGGCAAAATAGGCGCCACACTTACCCTGGCCAATGGCAAAAAGATCAGACTATCCGATGCTGCCAATGGCGAAATTGCAAAAGAGGCAGGTATCAGTGTCACTAAAACCGCCGATGGGCAACTGATTTATGAAGTTTTAGCCAGCGGCACTTCTTCGCGACAAAACCAAAGGGGCACATCTGATCCGGGTGGAGAAACCAACACCCTCTCTACTGCCAAAGGCGAAACCTACCAGGTGAAACTACCCGATGGCTCGTCGGTATGGCTCAATGCAGCTTCCAGTCTTACTTATACCACCTCATTAAAGCAAGCCACAAAACGCGTTGTAGAACTTCGCGGTGAAGGCTATTTTCAAGTTGCTAAGGACAAAAAACATCCTTTTATAGTCAAAACAGCGCAACAAGAGGTACAAGTACTAGGTACGCATTTCAACATCAATAGTTACGAAAGCGAAAACGCCGTGAAAACAACGCTATTGGAAGGCTCTGTACGCGTAAGTGCCACAAACGGTCGCCACGCAGCAGCAAACGATCGGCATCCTGACCTTGTTTCAGGACCTCACACCAGCAACGCTATAACCCTCCGCCCCAACCAGCAATCTATTTTACTAAATACCGGCATCAAAGTAATTGATGTAGATGTAGAAAGTACCATCGCCTGGAAAAATGGATATTTCCTGTTTGACAATGAAAATATCTACACCATTATGAATATGATTTCCCGCTGGTATGATGTAGAGATCGAGTATAAAGGAAATATGGACGACAAGATTTTTGTAGGCCGGATATCCAGGTTCAAAAACGTTTCTGAGGTATTGAAACTACTGGAGATGACCGGAGATATTCACTTTAAAGTCCAGGGAAGGAGGATTACTGTGATGACCTAAATTGAACCACATACAAGTACCGATAAAACCAGGAGCGCTGGAGACGCCCCTGGAAAAGTCCAGGTTACTTCCGAAATAAGCTATAGTCCGTTTAAACCTAAACTAACCAAATGTATGAAATTTTACTCTTTTGGTGTATGCGCCAAACAAACCGGCATACACTACAAAATTTTGTTGATTATGAAACTCATAATTGTTTTGATGATCTCCACTTTCCTGCAGGTATACGCCACAGGCTATGCACAGAAATTTACCATATCAAAAAAGAATGCCTCGTTGGAGCAGATTTTCAAAGAGATCAAAAAACAAAGTCATTATACCTTCCTGTATAACATCAGCACCCTTAAAAAGGCCAATCGCATTGCCATCGATGTGAAGGATCAAAGTATTGATGAAGTGCTGAAATACTGTTTTAAAGATCAACCGCTGAGCTATAAAATAGCCAACGACATCATTGTAGTGCAAAAAAAGGTAGCCCCACAGCCTGGCGCTATGCAAGCACAAACAACCGTCAGCGGTAAAATTACCGATGAGACAGGGCTTCCGCTATCAGGGGTTTCTATCCGGACCAAAGACGGAAGGGTCAAATCCTCTACCAATCCCAATGGCCAATTTGAACTAAAGGGCATCCTGGCTGATGATGTTTTACTCGTTTCCTTTATCGGCTTTGCTACGCAGGAAATTGCCGTTGTAGGTCGCACCATCATTAACATTGTTTTGAAAGAAGATACAAAAGGCCTAAATGAGGTGGTGGTAGTGGGCTACGGAACCACCAAAAAGGCCAACCTTACCGGTGCTGTAGATCAGATCGGCAGCGAGTATTTCCAAGACCGCCCGGTAGCCAATACCACAAGGGCATTACAAGGTGTTATCCCCGGCCTCAACATCAAAATGACCGACGGCAAACCTACCCGAAGCTCGGTATACAACATTCGTGGAGTTACTTCCATAGGTGCAGCTTCCAGTGAGGCCGGCGCACTCGTTTTGGTCGATGGTGTACCCTCAAATCCCAACAACCTCAATCCTACCGATATTGCTACGGTAACCGTACTCAAAGATGCCGCCTCGGCTGCCATCTACGGGGCAAGGGGCTCTTTTGGGGTAGTCCTGATTACCACTAAGGTTCCCCAGAAAGGAAAAGTCCAGTTCAATTACAGTTCCAACTTTTCGATTAACCAACACACCAACCGGCCCGATTTTATCAACGATGGATATTCCTGGGCCAAGGTTTTTGACGAAGCCTATGCCGGTTGGTTTGATTATACCGAGCGGCCCGCAAATATCAACGGCGTTTATCCTTTTTCGCAAACTTATCTGGAAGAGCTGAAACGGCGTTCGGAAGACCCTTCACTACCTAAAGTAGAAGTCAATGCCGCCGGCAACTATGTGTATTACAACAGTACCGACTGGATAAAAGAGTTGTACAAAAACTCCAATCCATCTATGGAACATATGCTTAGCCTGTCGGGCGGAAGCGAAAAAATAAGCTTTACACTTTCTGGCCGTGCTTATTCACAGGATGGCATTTATCGTTACAGCCCGGATGAATATAACCGTTACAACCTGAGGTTTAAGGGCGATATCAAAGTCAACGACTGGTTGTCCATCAATGGAATATCCGATTTTTCCAGCTTCAGGTACAAATACCCCCTAACGGCTTACGGAGGAAAAAATGCAGTATTGCGCCTGCTTGCGGTCAACGGATTTCCCATCGCGCCTGTATTTAACCCCGATGGAACATTAACCAGGGCTGGTGCCAATACCGTTGGCGATTTTTATTATGGCAAAAGTTATTCGCTCAAAAACAACAACTTTCTCAGAAATACCATAGGTTTTAATGCCGCTGTAATTAAAGACAAATTAAGTGTTAAAGGCGATTTCTCGTACTTATACACCAATGATGTAGACAACTTCAAATACATCCCCGTCCCTTTCAGCAACTCACCCGGTGTAATAACGCGGTCGGGCATTAACGATATGACCAGTAATACCAATGTAAGAAGCTATTATGTGGCCAATCTGTATGCCGAATACAATCAGCGTTTCAAAAACCACAATCTAAAACTACTGGGCGGCTACAACCTGGAATACAATAAGGTGACCAATGTAAATGTTTCGCGCGATGGGCTACTGCTGGAGGATTTGCTAGACCTGAACCTGGCCACAGGAACCAATTACCGGTTAAGTGGTGGTGGCGAAATCTGGGCCTTATCGGGAATTTTCTTTAGGGCCAACTACGATTACAAAGGCAAATATTTGCTGGAAGTAAATGGCCGGTACGATGGTTCGTCAAAGTTCCCAACCAACGAGCAGTTTGCTTTTTTCCCTTCGGTTTCTGCAGGCTGGAAAATTTCGGAAGAAAGCTTTATGAACAGCAGCAAAACCTGGCTCAGTAATCTGAAACTGCGTGCTTCCTATGGTTCATTGGGCAATGGAAACCTTGATTCCTATACTTTCCTGCAAACCATTGCTGCCTCGCGCTCGCCCATTATCATCAACGGGGGATTTCCAAGTTACATCAGGCAACCCGATGTCATCCCCAAAAGCCTAACCTGGGAAACCGCCACTACCCTCGATTTTGGAGTGGATGCCGATTTTTTCAAGCAACGTTTATCACTGATGTTTGACTGGTACGACCGCAAAACTACCGGCATGATTATGGCTGCCCGGCCACTACCGGGCGTATTTGGGGCAACTGTACCCAAAGCAAACGTTGCCGATTTATCAACCAAGGGTTGGGAATTATCGGTAGCCTGGCAAGACCAGATTGATTTCAAAAAGCCGTTACGCTATGGCTTCCGTGTCACGCTGTCGGACAATGAATCCAACATCACTAAATTCTATAATCCTACAGGTACCTTAAGCACCAATTTTGTTGGGCAGAAACTAGGCGATATCTGGGGATTTACCACCGAAGGCCTGTTTCTATCGGCTGAGGATGTGGCCAGTCATGCCGATCAGTCGTACATCCGGACCTCTTTAAGCAACAAGCTTTTGCCTGGCGATCTTAAATTTAAAGATATCAACGGCGATGGTGTGATCAACAGGGGGCTGAACACCCTAACCGATCATGGTGACATATCCATCATCGGCAACTCGGCACCCCGTTATGCTTATGGCATTACCACCGATCTGAGCTGGAACAACTTTTCTTTTTCTGCTTTTTTCCAGGGAATCGGAAAGCGCGATTGGTGGCCTTCAACAGAAGCAGCTTATTTTTGGGGACCATATAACCGTCCTTATACCTTTTTACCAAGGGCTATTAACGACAATTACTGGACACCCGAACGCACCGACGCATACTATCCAAGACTCCGTACCTATACCTCAATAGGATCAACGCCACAATTGGCCGTACAGCAAACGCGCTACCTTCAGGACGCCAGCTATATCCGTTTAAAAACCCTTACCATTGGTTATACGCTGCCCGAACAATTCGCAAAAAAGATAAAAATGTCCACCATCAGGTTTTATTTAACCGGACAAAACCTGTGGACCTGGTCGCCCATGTACAAGGTAACCAAAGATTTTGATCCCGAAGTTATTGAAGGCTCAGATCCGGAAGTAAACGCAGGCCAGGGCGACGGATTTTCTTATCCAATGCTCAAAACCTATACCCTGGGCATTAACCTAACATTTTAACTTTTTTAAAATATTCACATGAAAAAGGTTTTATTATTTTCCATAACCATTCTTCTCGGGTTGTCCTCCTGCAAGAAAATTCTTGACCAGGGCCCATTGGATAAGCTTACACCCGAGCAGGCTTTTTCAACCGAAGCCAATCTGGAACTGTATTCCAATTCATTTATACGGTTTATGGTACCAGAAGGGGGCGGCATTTTTAAAGGCGATCTGCTTTCAGATATTGCCGTACCCAATGGTGTTGACATGTATCTTACCCAGCAATTTACAGCCCAGCAGGGAAGCGGCTGGGGACTTACCAGCTGGGAGCAATTGCGCAACGTAAATTATTTTATTGTCAACAATACCAATCCGGCAGTTGCCGCAAGCACCAGAAACCACTACACCGGGATAGCCCGTTTTTTCAGGGCCTGGTTTTATTTCGATAAGGTACGAACCTTTGGCGATGTACCTTGGTTTAACCGTCCGCTAGACCCCGAAGACCCTGAAATATACAAGGGCCGCGATCCGCGAACCTTGGTGATGGATTCGGTGCTGCAGGATTTGGATTTCGCCGTCAATAACATCAAAGACACTAAGGACAATTCAAGCACACGCATCACCAAATCTGTTGCCCTGGCCTTAAAATCAAGAATCTGTCTGTTTGAAGGCAGTTTAAGAAAATACCATACCCAACTGGGGCTGGGCAGTACCGCAAACCGGTGGTTTACCGAAGCAACTGATGCCGCAAGTATATTGATAACCAGCGGCAAATACAGCCTGAACACCGCAGCACCCTCTCCTTACCGCGCCCTATTTATCAGCGAAAATCCGGTAAGCACCGAAGTACTGCTGGCGGCTGTATACAACAATAACCTAAGCCGCTGGCACGATGCCAATTACTGGTACACCAGCCCAACCTATGGCGCGCGCCTCAGTTTAGAAAAAAGATTTGTAAATACCTATCTCAATACTGATGGAACGCCCTTTACCAATATCGCCGGATATGCCACCAGGCAATTCCAGGACGAAGTAAAAAACAGGGACCTGCGCTTGTCGCAAACCATCCGAACAGCGCCCTACAAAAGAAGCGACGGATCGGCCGCTCCACCCGATTTTGCATTTACAAGTACCGGCTATCACATCATGAAATTTACGCTGGATGATAAAACGATAGACAACCGAAGCCCGGTAGCCAACTACAACACCATTCCGGTAATCAGGTATGCAGAGGTCTTACTAAACTATGCCGAGGCCAAGGCCGAGCTGGGTACCTTAACAGCATCCGATTGGAATACCAGTATCGGGGCCCTGCGCACCAGGGCCGGCATTACCAATACCGCTATACCTACAATTGTTGATCCTTATCTCAAAGCCAACTTCTATCCCGACATTACCGACCCTATCCTGATGGAAGTGCGGCGCGAGCGGGGTGTTGAGCTGGCTGCAGAAGGCTTCCGATATGCTGATTTACTAAGGTGGAAGGCTGGCAAACTACTCGAAAAGCCATACACAGGCCTATATGTACCGGCCAAAGGACAGGTACTCGATTTAAACGAAGATGGCCAGGGCGATGTGGCCTTTGTGGATGTTGTTCCGGCCACAAAAGTACCCGGAGTAGTTTACGTACAAACCAACGGCACATCCATCAAATTATCTGGTGGTAGCCAGGGCAATGTGGTGTGGATGGAAAACATCAGTAAAGAATTTCCATTAAAAAAATACTTCCGCCCCATCCCTACCTCAGAAATCGTGTTAAACCCAAATCTGAACCAAACCGGTGGCTGGTAATATTCCTGACTATTAAAACAATTGTTATGAAACCCAAATTATTTCTATATATCAGTGCAGTATTGCTGCTGGCCAGCTGCAAGCGCTATCCCGACATCACCAATGCCAACCCCGAGGTAAGGGTGTCTATTGTCAGCGCATCGGCAACGGCAAAAAAACAAGTCCTCATGATGGCCGATAGCCTGCAGTCGCTTCGTTTTGAAGTTGCGCATGATGTCCCATCGGGCGATGCCGGAGGCGATATTTCCATATCCTTTAAATCAGAAGCATCGCTGGTGCAGGATTACAACAAGTACAACGAAACCGACTACCTGCCTATGCCTGCAGGCAGCTACGAGCTTCCTGCTGCCATTGCCATCAGAAAGGGGCAACAAAAATCGGGACAGCTCAAAATCGGCATCAAAACCAATGGGGCACTGCAGGCCTTTAAACAATACCTGCTGCCTGTTAGTATCGATGTGGTAAATGACGGCTTTATCATTAATAAAAACGCAAAAACCACCTATTTCCTTATCGAAACCCTAATGGAAGGGTTCACGTTCAAAGTCATGTCATACGGCAAAGGAGGCGGTGTGCACAATATGGAACTTGCGGCCAACATCATCAATCAACACAAACCTGATTTGCTGTTGGTTAGAGAAATGGATTCCGTAACCAACCGCAACGGAAAAATAGACCAGCCTGCAGTGCTGGCTACACTCATCGGCATGCCACACTATATCTATTTAACCTCAATTAAAGATTTTGACGGAGGCGGGCAGTATGGCAGCACCATTTATTCCAAATTCCCAATCATCAGCAGTACCGAAGTTGTTTTGCCCAATGGCGATGCCAATACCGAACGAGGGCCTTTTGGGGCCATTACGGTAAAGCTAGCTGGCCAGAACCTGGTATTTGCCGGCACCCACCTTAATGCAAATGCCACGCGTCGGGCAGCCCAGCTTCCGGTGCTGATGAGCTCGCTAAGTACCATTACCGATCCATTAATTCTGGCCGGTAATTTTAACGACACGCCTCCTGCGGGTAATGTATACACAGCACTGGCCGGCGCCATGTTCAACTTTCCGTGTACCAGTTGTCCGCCAAATACTCCTGTGGCCACGCCTGCAAGTTTTTCCGACTTTATCATGTTTAAACCCAGCACCAAGCTAAGGGTGGTAAATCATAGTGTAGGAACAGCCTCAACAAGCGCGCATTTGCCGGTAATTACCGAGTTCCGCCTGTTCAAATAAGACGCATAACATTTCATAAAACAACGCAGCCATAGCCTGGTCGGCAGGCAACATAAATAGTCGAAAATGAAGAATGTGATAAAAATTATTGGAATACTTTTCCTGTTATTTTCAGGAATGGCATGTAAAAGAAACCAGGCGGTGCCGGGCCCCGAGGTAAACCCGCCTGCAAAGGCTGGCCCCATTATCAAAGTGATGACCTATAACATTCATATTGGCAATCCGCCGTCAAAACCTGCCGAGGTAAGAGATTTGCAGGCCATAGCCAATGTGATCAATTCCCAAAAGCCCGATCTGGTAGCTTTGCAAGAGGTCGACGTCAATACACAGCGTTCAGGTGTTAATGTAGATCAGGCCAAAGAGTTGGCCAGACTTACCGGCATGAATTACTTTTACGCCAAGGCTATCGATTTTCAGGGCGGTCAGTATGGCGATGCGGTTTTATCCAGGTTCCCTATTCTGGAAAGCGTAAGTTATCAATTGCCGGTTACCCAACAATTGGGTGGCGAGACCCGGTCGGTAGCTATGATCACAGTTGAAAAAGAGGGCTACAAATTCTACTTCTCTTCTACCCATCTGGATCATTTGGGGGCCGAGGACAACCGATTACTTCAGGCAGCCGAACTGAACAAAATTGTAGGGAGCTTGTCGCGACCACTTATTATAGCCGGCGACATGAATGCCATACCTAGTTCCAAAACCATGGCACTTTTGCAGCAACAGCTATTTATGGGTTGCAATGCGGCCTGTCCATTTACCATTCCGGCTACTGCTCCCACCCGAACAATTGACTATATCATGATGCGTCCTTACAACAAATTCAACATCAAAAATTATAATGTAATCAATGAAACTTATGCGTCAGATCATTTGCCTCTGATAGCAGAAATAGAACTTAAATAAAATGAAAACAATAACTTTATTTTTGTCAATAGCCCTATTGATCACAGCATGTGTAAAAAGCGGGCCCGAAAAACAATCAGAAACCGTTTCATCCAGCAGCAACAATAGTGATATGGTTACCATCTTATCCGATCCTGACTGGATAGCGATGTTGAACCTGGTAAACAATACCATTGATGTGTACGATCCGGATGATGCGAACTGGAATGATGCCGGCTCAAAATTAATGTCCTGGAAACCTACCACCGCCCGGGGTTACAGCACTGCCGAAGTAAATGCCTGGGGCGATGTAATGGATGTTAAGCTAAGAACACTAAATGGTGTGGATGTATGGGTCACTTATGCCGGCGGATTGGTGACCACCGTAACCAAAAGTACGGGCAACAAAAGATGGGCACGAATTATCGGTGTGTCGATGGCAGCACACGCTGTAGAAGTGCTACCCAATGGATGTGTTGCAGTGGCAGGAAAAAATGACAACAAAGTATACCTTTACTCTACCACCACATCTAACTATGCCTCATTTAATCTGAATGTGGCCAGGGCAACACTGTGGGACCCTTTGCTAAACAGGTTATGGGTAACCGGAAAAATAGGCACCACGCATGTGATGACGGCACTTATTGTTGGCGGCACGGCAGCAAGCCCCACGCTTTCGGAGGATGTAAGCCGCAGGGTTACCTTACCGGGATGCTGTGGTCACGACATCTCGCCTTTTTACGGCGATACCAATAAATTGTTGGTGGCCGAGGATAAAAACTACAGCTTCAATAAAACGACAAAGGTATTTACCCCTTTGCCTAGTGCCATACACAACTCTATGCACGT
Encoded proteins:
- a CDS encoding TonB-dependent receptor produces the protein MKLIIVLMISTFLQVYATGYAQKFTISKKNASLEQIFKEIKKQSHYTFLYNISTLKKANRIAIDVKDQSIDEVLKYCFKDQPLSYKIANDIIVVQKKVAPQPGAMQAQTTVSGKITDETGLPLSGVSIRTKDGRVKSSTNPNGQFELKGILADDVLLVSFIGFATQEIAVVGRTIINIVLKEDTKGLNEVVVVGYGTTKKANLTGAVDQIGSEYFQDRPVANTTRALQGVIPGLNIKMTDGKPTRSSVYNIRGVTSIGAASSEAGALVLVDGVPSNPNNLNPTDIATVTVLKDAASAAIYGARGSFGVVLITTKVPQKGKVQFNYSSNFSINQHTNRPDFINDGYSWAKVFDEAYAGWFDYTERPANINGVYPFSQTYLEELKRRSEDPSLPKVEVNAAGNYVYYNSTDWIKELYKNSNPSMEHMLSLSGGSEKISFTLSGRAYSQDGIYRYSPDEYNRYNLRFKGDIKVNDWLSINGISDFSSFRYKYPLTAYGGKNAVLRLLAVNGFPIAPVFNPDGTLTRAGANTVGDFYYGKSYSLKNNNFLRNTIGFNAAVIKDKLSVKGDFSYLYTNDVDNFKYIPVPFSNSPGVITRSGINDMTSNTNVRSYYVANLYAEYNQRFKNHNLKLLGGYNLEYNKVTNVNVSRDGLLLEDLLDLNLATGTNYRLSGGGEIWALSGIFFRANYDYKGKYLLEVNGRYDGSSKFPTNEQFAFFPSVSAGWKISEESFMNSSKTWLSNLKLRASYGSLGNGNLDSYTFLQTIAASRSPIIINGGFPSYIRQPDVIPKSLTWETATTLDFGVDADFFKQRLSLMFDWYDRKTTGMIMAARPLPGVFGATVPKANVADLSTKGWELSVAWQDQIDFKKPLRYGFRVTLSDNESNITKFYNPTGTLSTNFVGQKLGDIWGFTTEGLFLSAEDVASHADQSYIRTSLSNKLLPGDLKFKDINGDGVINRGLNTLTDHGDISIIGNSAPRYAYGITTDLSWNNFSFSAFFQGIGKRDWWPSTEAAYFWGPYNRPYTFLPRAINDNYWTPERTDAYYPRLRTYTSIGSTPQLAVQQTRYLQDASYIRLKTLTIGYTLPEQFAKKIKMSTIRFYLTGQNLWTWSPMYKVTKDFDPEVIEGSDPEVNAGQGDGFSYPMLKTYTLGINLTF
- a CDS encoding RagB/SusD family nutrient uptake outer membrane protein — its product is MKKVLLFSITILLGLSSCKKILDQGPLDKLTPEQAFSTEANLELYSNSFIRFMVPEGGGIFKGDLLSDIAVPNGVDMYLTQQFTAQQGSGWGLTSWEQLRNVNYFIVNNTNPAVAASTRNHYTGIARFFRAWFYFDKVRTFGDVPWFNRPLDPEDPEIYKGRDPRTLVMDSVLQDLDFAVNNIKDTKDNSSTRITKSVALALKSRICLFEGSLRKYHTQLGLGSTANRWFTEATDAASILITSGKYSLNTAAPSPYRALFISENPVSTEVLLAAVYNNNLSRWHDANYWYTSPTYGARLSLEKRFVNTYLNTDGTPFTNIAGYATRQFQDEVKNRDLRLSQTIRTAPYKRSDGSAAPPDFAFTSTGYHIMKFTLDDKTIDNRSPVANYNTIPVIRYAEVLLNYAEAKAELGTLTASDWNTSIGALRTRAGITNTAIPTIVDPYLKANFYPDITDPILMEVRRERGVELAAEGFRYADLLRWKAGKLLEKPYTGLYVPAKGQVLDLNEDGQGDVAFVDVVPATKVPGVVYVQTNGTSIKLSGGSQGNVVWMENISKEFPLKKYFRPIPTSEIVLNPNLNQTGGW
- a CDS encoding BT_3987 domain-containing protein; protein product: MKPKLFLYISAVLLLASCKRYPDITNANPEVRVSIVSASATAKKQVLMMADSLQSLRFEVAHDVPSGDAGGDISISFKSEASLVQDYNKYNETDYLPMPAGSYELPAAIAIRKGQQKSGQLKIGIKTNGALQAFKQYLLPVSIDVVNDGFIINKNAKTTYFLIETLMEGFTFKVMSYGKGGGVHNMELAANIINQHKPDLLLVREMDSVTNRNGKIDQPAVLATLIGMPHYIYLTSIKDFDGGGQYGSTIYSKFPIISSTEVVLPNGDANTERGPFGAITVKLAGQNLVFAGTHLNANATRRAAQLPVLMSSLSTITDPLILAGNFNDTPPAGNVYTALAGAMFNFPCTSCPPNTPVATPASFSDFIMFKPSTKLRVVNHSVGTASTSAHLPVITEFRLFK